The Fusobacterium necrophorum subsp. necrophorum genome has a window encoding:
- a CDS encoding APC family permease, with the protein MINENKIEEKNLNLFDILCLGFGGAIGSGIFVLMGSGINFTGKSIVFAVGIGCLFMLLAYFYNILLSSMFTFKGGDYSQKAITFNPFFSGISAYVNFTNGFSIAMYSIAIINYASIIFPTLLDYSKIISIVMITLLFAATMKGSKFISTINSIMTVVLIISIFIFIIFGIPKVQAGYFYGKNFFRNGFSGFISAIAIMGWACQGTTMGPVAVSAVTKKAKKTIPLGILLVTILLAIVYFAMSYVAAGVLPIEDVSNKNLSLVAAQIFPHWIFVIFIIGGAVFAIATSMITAATMVRYPILKVAEDGWLPKICTKTTISGYPWVVYLIFYIVSIIPVLLGFSLDVIVSLVMIPYMITNIYCNLACIKIINKYPKQWENSILHMPKTLINLICILAALSALIVCYNLFVLLDKYQMIMMVVILFLMSVFSIISLKTKSVSVENLEKNKEIIIQEALNEEE; encoded by the coding sequence ATGATAAACGAAAATAAAATTGAAGAAAAAAATTTAAACTTATTTGATATCCTTTGTTTGGGTTTTGGAGGAGCCATCGGTTCAGGAATTTTTGTTCTAATGGGATCTGGAATTAATTTTACAGGAAAGTCAATTGTTTTTGCTGTGGGTATTGGCTGTTTATTCATGCTACTAGCTTATTTTTATAATATACTCCTTTCCTCTATGTTTACTTTTAAAGGTGGAGATTATAGTCAAAAAGCAATAACGTTCAATCCATTTTTTTCCGGTATAAGTGCATATGTAAATTTTACTAACGGATTTTCTATAGCTATGTATAGTATTGCTATTATTAACTATGCCAGTATAATTTTCCCTACTCTCTTAGATTACAGTAAAATAATTTCTATTGTAATGATAACTTTGCTGTTTGCCGCAACAATGAAAGGTTCAAAATTTATCTCTACAATAAATAGTATTATGACAGTTGTTTTAATCATTTCTATTTTTATCTTTATTATTTTTGGAATTCCTAAAGTACAAGCTGGATATTTCTATGGAAAAAATTTTTTTAGAAACGGTTTTTCTGGTTTTATATCTGCAATTGCTATCATGGGATGGGCCTGCCAGGGAACAACCATGGGACCTGTTGCTGTTTCTGCTGTAACAAAAAAAGCGAAAAAAACAATTCCATTAGGAATTTTATTAGTGACTATTCTATTGGCAATTGTTTATTTTGCAATGTCATATGTTGCGGCAGGTGTTTTACCCATAGAAGATGTCAGTAATAAAAATTTGAGTTTAGTCGCAGCACAAATTTTTCCTCACTGGATATTTGTTATTTTTATCATTGGAGGTGCGGTATTTGCCATTGCAACCTCTATGATAACTGCAGCCACAATGGTTCGCTATCCTATATTAAAAGTTGCCGAAGATGGTTGGTTACCAAAAATTTGTACAAAAACAACAATTTCTGGTTACCCTTGGGTAGTATATTTAATTTTTTATATAGTCTCAATTATTCCAGTTTTATTAGGGTTTAGTTTGGATGTCATAGTATCTTTGGTTATGATTCCCTATATGATTACAAATATTTACTGTAATCTGGCTTGTATTAAAATTATAAATAAATATCCTAAGCAATGGGAAAACAGTATTTTACACATGCCTAAAACTTTAATAAATCTAATCTGTATTTTGGCAGCACTATCAGCACTAATAGTATGCTATAATTTATTTGTACTTTTAGACAAATATCAAATGATAATGATGGTGGTAATTTTATTTCTTATGTCAGTATTTTCTATTATTTCGTTAAAAACGAAAAGTGTTAGTGTAGAAAATTTAGAAAAAAATAAAGAAATAATCATTCAGGAAGCTTTAAATGAAGAAGAGTAA
- a CDS encoding MarR family transcriptional regulator, which translates to MNKKLYEEEILNAKIDLDENEKLVNARYEKLNGIMESMYDFILAYSNYYSIRRDYGSGDKFTMIEIHILTEIHDKPKITVTALAEKWGRTSSAISQTVRKLMKWKLINRVENENNGKIYHLMITEKGKELVLLHKRYDNLDIVKTKKKLLKKFTIEELIAFDKICKEYTDILRFKKNCKGR; encoded by the coding sequence GTGAACAAAAAACTATATGAAGAAGAAATTCTAAATGCAAAAATAGATTTGGATGAAAATGAAAAATTAGTGAATGCCAGATATGAAAAATTAAATGGAATCATGGAATCAATGTACGATTTTATTTTGGCTTATTCTAACTACTATTCCATTAGGAGAGATTATGGCAGTGGTGATAAGTTTACTATGATAGAAATACATATTTTGACTGAAATCCATGATAAACCTAAAATTACTGTTACTGCACTAGCAGAAAAATGGGGTAGGACAAGTAGTGCTATATCTCAAACTGTTAGAAAATTAATGAAATGGAAACTTATAAATAGAGTAGAAAATGAAAATAATGGAAAGATTTACCATTTAATGATTACAGAGAAAGGAAAAGAACTTGTTTTACTTCATAAAAGATACGATAATTTAGATATTGTGAAAACAAAAAAGAAATTATTGAAAAAATTTACAATAGAAGAACTGATAGCATTTGATAAAATATGTAAAGAATATACAGATATTTTAAGATTTAAGAAAAATTGTAAAGGAAGATGA
- a CDS encoding flavodoxin family protein, translating to MKTVIIYSSLTGNTKKVCEVAFEHLQQEKQLIRVEEKDTVDWTKVENVIIGYWVDKGTADAKTRKFLSKLKDKNLYFIGTLGESPTSFHAEKCIRNVTKLCEKDNHFKGGVLVRGKVSEDLKQKMDKFPLNIVHKFVPNMKQIVLDAEGHPNEEDFQRVIEFIEKTVNPNL from the coding sequence ATGAAAACAGTTATCATTTATTCTTCCTTAACAGGAAATACAAAAAAAGTTTGTGAAGTAGCATTTGAACATCTACAACAAGAAAAACAACTCATCCGGGTAGAAGAAAAAGACACTGTCGATTGGACAAAGGTGGAAAATGTCATTATCGGATATTGGGTGGATAAGGGAACGGCAGATGCCAAAACAAGAAAATTTCTTTCCAAATTAAAAGATAAAAATCTTTACTTTATTGGAACTTTGGGAGAATCTCCTACTTCTTTCCATGCAGAAAAGTGTATTAGGAATGTCACGAAATTGTGCGAAAAGGATAATCATTTTAAAGGCGGAGTCTTAGTCAGAGGAAAAGTATCGGAGGATTTAAAACAAAAAATGGACAAATTCCCTTTAAATATCGTACATAAGTTTGTACCAAATATGAAGCAAATTGTTTTGGATGCAGAAGGACATCCGAATGAAGAAGATTTTCAACGAGTCATTGAATTCATCGAAAAAACGGTAAATCCTAATTTATAA
- a CDS encoding YbaN family protein, which yields MDVIVIVKRNILLGIAWISLILGGIGIFLPLLPTTPFILLSAFCFQKSSERFHQWILNSPIFGKYIRDYQEQKGITLKNKIVAITFMALGMSFSAYKVPNTYMRISLAVIFIAVSYHIWKIKTLKK from the coding sequence ATGGATGTGATAGTTATTGTGAAAAGAAATATTCTTTTAGGAATTGCGTGGATTTCGTTAATCTTGGGAGGAATCGGAATTTTTCTTCCTCTGTTACCTACAACACCCTTTATCTTATTGAGTGCTTTTTGTTTTCAAAAATCTTCGGAAAGATTTCATCAATGGATTTTGAACAGTCCTATTTTTGGGAAATATATTCGAGATTATCAAGAACAAAAAGGAATTACTTTAAAGAATAAAATAGTCGCCATTACTTTTATGGCGCTTGGAATGTCATTTTCCGCTTATAAAGTGCCGAATACATATATGAGAATTTCTCTGGCGGTCATTTTTATAGCGGTTTCGTACCATATTTGGAAAATAAAAACCTTAAAAAAATAA
- a CDS encoding MotA/TolQ/ExbB proton channel family protein — MAYYFKVGGPILWVLFFMSIGALAIILERVVFFTRTEKKVDIDFKKNINDLISQGKVEEAIQLCESKKGSVAGSIRTFLKRAKKGQDVQDYESIIKEIMLESMTPLDRGLSSLEAIGSLAPMCGLLGTVTGMIKAFINISKMGAGDPTIVADGISEALVTTAAGLYVAIPVIAAYNIFSKIAARREDEVDKIVANIINIFRR, encoded by the coding sequence ATGGCTTATTATTTTAAAGTTGGGGGACCTATTTTATGGGTCTTGTTTTTTATGTCAATAGGAGCTTTGGCAATTATCTTAGAGAGGGTTGTATTCTTTACTAGGACAGAGAAAAAAGTGGATATTGATTTTAAGAAAAATATTAATGATTTAATTTCTCAAGGAAAAGTGGAGGAAGCAATTCAATTGTGCGAAAGTAAAAAAGGTTCTGTGGCGGGTTCTATCCGAACTTTTTTGAAAAGAGCTAAAAAAGGTCAGGATGTACAAGATTATGAATCAATTATCAAAGAGATTATGTTGGAAAGTATGACACCCTTAGATCGTGGATTGAGTTCTCTGGAGGCTATTGGTAGTTTGGCTCCTATGTGTGGATTGTTAGGAACCGTGACAGGGATGATCAAAGCCTTTATCAATATTTCAAAAATGGGAGCCGGAGATCCTACGATCGTTGCAGATGGAATTTCAGAGGCTTTAGTAACAACAGCAGCAGGGTTATATGTTGCAATACCGGTGATTGCGGCTTATAATATTTTCAGTAAGATTGCGGCAAGAAGAGAAGATGAAGTGGATAAAATTGTAGCGAATATTATAAATATATTTAGGAGATAG
- a CDS encoding biopolymer transporter ExbD: MGRKNRRGSLKPDLTPLIDVIFLLIIFFMISTTFNNYGTIPIELPSSTVESKKENKAVEIIVDKHGRFYVNTEGKNQEVTLEDIPNHLQGVEEVTISADRDMKYQTVMNVMTKVKEQNIANMGLTFYE, translated from the coding sequence ATGGGAAGAAAAAATAGAAGAGGATCGTTGAAACCTGATTTGACTCCTTTGATTGATGTAATCTTCCTGTTGATTATTTTCTTTATGATTTCGACGACCTTTAATAATTATGGAACGATTCCGATTGAGTTGCCCAGCTCCACCGTGGAATCCAAAAAAGAAAATAAGGCAGTAGAAATTATCGTGGATAAGCACGGAAGATTTTATGTCAATACGGAGGGAAAAAATCAGGAAGTGACATTGGAAGATATTCCGAATCATTTGCAAGGAGTGGAAGAAGTTACAATTTCCGCCGACAGAGATATGAAATATCAAACAGTTATGAATGTCATGACAAAAGTGAAGGAACAAAATATTGCAAATATGGGATTAACATTCTATGAATAG
- a CDS encoding energy transducer TonB has product MKKYLVLSFCIHILCFLGFYHHEMHKGEEKLPLNQVISVSFVVENPPPSDNPGSPNVADRVLEKKENSTNEKPKEQPKKEKPKKEEQVKEKTFDSKMATKDAKEVKQEESSAVEADSDNKESSETGKSSGNDNPFYGSNFQANGDGSYTALSSEGINYQILQEVEPDYPSQAEAIGYDQRVSVKVKFLVGLKGNVENIQIVKSHKKLGFDDEVMKAIKKWRFKPIYYAGKNIKVYFVKEFHFNPQ; this is encoded by the coding sequence ATGAAGAAATATCTAGTTCTTTCTTTTTGTATTCATATATTGTGTTTTTTAGGATTTTATCATCATGAAATGCACAAGGGAGAGGAAAAGCTTCCCTTAAATCAAGTAATTTCTGTCTCCTTTGTTGTAGAAAATCCACCTCCAAGTGATAATCCCGGGAGTCCTAATGTAGCAGATAGAGTTTTAGAAAAGAAAGAAAATTCTACAAATGAAAAGCCAAAAGAACAACCGAAAAAAGAAAAACCAAAGAAAGAAGAACAGGTAAAAGAAAAAACATTTGACAGTAAAATGGCAACGAAAGATGCCAAAGAAGTAAAACAGGAAGAAAGTTCAGCAGTTGAAGCGGATTCCGATAACAAAGAAAGCAGTGAAACAGGGAAGAGTTCAGGAAATGACAATCCATTCTACGGTTCTAATTTCCAAGCCAATGGAGACGGCTCTTATACCGCTCTTTCTTCGGAAGGAATTAACTATCAAATCTTACAGGAAGTGGAACCGGATTATCCTTCCCAAGCGGAAGCCATAGGATACGATCAGAGAGTTTCTGTGAAAGTAAAGTTTTTGGTAGGACTAAAAGGGAATGTGGAGAATATTCAAATCGTAAAATCTCATAAAAAATTAGGTTTTGATGATGAAGTCATGAAAGCAATTAAAAAATGGAGATTTAAACCTATTTATTATGCAGGAAAGAATATTAAAGTGTATTTTGTAAAAGAATTTCACTTTAATCCACAATAG
- a CDS encoding DUF2147 domain-containing protein — translation MKKLCLLFFLFPNLLFAAREDILGKWISSKHKDGNQIIIEIREKEDGKFYGTMIGQTIPLYQDGEFQGQEKMDLKNPDESLRKRKLVGVEMLYSLTYQKDANRYRDGRVYVPGMGKTLYASVQIEKDVMKIKGSFDKSGIIGKTQIWNRYEK, via the coding sequence ATGAAAAAATTATGCTTACTATTCTTCCTCTTTCCTAATTTACTCTTTGCCGCTAGGGAAGATATTTTAGGAAAGTGGATTAGCAGCAAACATAAGGATGGCAATCAAATTATTATTGAAATTAGAGAAAAAGAGGACGGAAAGTTTTATGGAACCATGATAGGACAAACGATTCCTCTTTATCAAGATGGAGAATTTCAAGGACAGGAAAAAATGGATTTAAAAAATCCGGATGAAAGTTTGAGAAAAAGAAAACTTGTGGGAGTGGAAATGCTTTATTCTTTGACGTACCAGAAAGATGCGAATCGTTACCGAGACGGAAGAGTGTATGTTCCCGGAATGGGAAAAACCCTATATGCCAGTGTTCAAATTGAGAAAGATGTTATGAAAATAAAGGGAAGTTTTGATAAATCCGGTATCATTGGAAAAACTCAAATCTGGAATCGCTACGAGAAGTAG
- a CDS encoding TetR/AcrR family transcriptional regulator has translation MPRKSVYTREMILEAAVEVFKQEGYEKITVKNIAKQLGCSIAPVYAAYTSMEDLKKDVVAKVGDTLIACLDEIPASCDIAENDLSITKEQKGLFERMFSVVDPENEKMKQKFENLVEEALQKSENPEESRMYLFNIFMKAISIMSKTRHKRFTKSEILSLIARHKNYILTLKKKKGYGNRRK, from the coding sequence ATGCCAAGAAAGTCAGTGTATACAAGAGAAATGATTCTAGAAGCAGCGGTGGAAGTATTTAAGCAGGAAGGATATGAGAAGATTACTGTGAAAAATATTGCCAAACAGTTGGGATGTTCTATTGCTCCCGTTTATGCTGCCTATACTTCTATGGAAGATTTGAAAAAAGATGTTGTGGCAAAAGTAGGAGATACTCTGATTGCTTGTTTGGATGAAATTCCAGCCTCCTGTGATATTGCGGAAAACGATCTCTCCATCACAAAAGAACAAAAGGGACTGTTTGAAAGAATGTTTTCTGTGGTAGATCCTGAAAATGAAAAAATGAAACAAAAGTTTGAAAATTTGGTGGAAGAAGCTTTACAAAAAAGTGAAAATCCGGAAGAAAGTAGAATGTATCTATTTAATATTTTTATGAAAGCTATTTCGATTATGTCAAAAACGAGGCATAAAAGATTTACAAAATCTGAAATTTTATCTTTGATTGCACGTCATAAAAATTATATTTTAACCTTGAAAAAGAAAAAAGGATATGGAAATCGGAGAAAATAA
- a CDS encoding IS30 family transposase — MVQQKYTIKREKGKHLTSIERGKIEAYFKLGYSKTKIAQLIDVSRRTIQREIKRGWVEGLQNSDLSLYDTYSAHKAQRKYNDSQRKKEGNLKIDKNYELINFLENSMLIDKNSPYAALESAKKKGFNVNISLKTLYNYIHKELFIKFTEKDMCYKKDIRKKSLKEKRIRKQGGKSIEQRAQLINNREEIGHFEMDTVVGKRGSSSCLLVLTDRKSRLEVIRKLKSKTVKDVVETVKNIVREYPELIKTITSDNGSEFMNAEAIEELGIEYFYAHSYSSGERGSNENNNKLIRRYIKKGVDIGSISEEEIIRIEEWMNSYPRKLFNGKSSLEVYSKELTKYFS; from the coding sequence ATGGTTCAACAAAAGTATACTATAAAAAGAGAAAAAGGTAAACATTTAACTTCCATTGAAAGAGGAAAAATTGAAGCTTACTTTAAATTAGGGTATTCTAAAACTAAGATTGCTCAGTTAATTGATGTTTCTAGGAGAACTATTCAAAGAGAAATTAAAAGAGGTTGGGTAGAAGGATTACAAAACTCTGATTTATCTCTTTACGACACATACTCTGCGCATAAAGCTCAAAGAAAATATAATGATTCTCAAAGAAAAAAAGAAGGTAATTTAAAAATAGATAAGAATTATGAATTAATTAATTTTCTAGAAAACTCTATGCTTATTGATAAAAATTCTCCCTATGCAGCTTTAGAAAGTGCTAAAAAGAAGGGTTTCAATGTAAATATATCATTAAAAACATTGTATAACTATATTCATAAAGAATTATTTATAAAATTTACTGAGAAAGATATGTGTTACAAAAAAGATATAAGAAAAAAATCTCTCAAAGAAAAAAGAATAAGAAAACAAGGAGGAAAATCAATAGAACAAAGGGCACAGCTAATTAATAATAGAGAGGAAATAGGTCATTTTGAGATGGACACTGTTGTAGGCAAAAGAGGAAGCTCTTCATGTCTTTTAGTTCTTACAGATAGAAAATCAAGATTAGAAGTAATAAGAAAATTAAAGTCTAAAACAGTAAAAGATGTTGTGGAAACAGTAAAAAATATTGTTAGAGAATATCCAGAACTAATAAAGACAATTACAAGTGATAATGGAAGCGAATTTATGAATGCTGAAGCAATAGAAGAGTTAGGAATAGAATACTTTTATGCGCATAGTTATAGTTCAGGAGAAAGAGGAAGTAATGAAAATAATAATAAATTAATTAGGCGCTATATAAAAAAGGGAGTAGATATAGGTTCTATAAGCGAAGAAGAAATAATAAGAATAGAAGAGTGGATGAATTCATATCCAAGAAAATTATTTAATGGGAAAAGTTCCTTAGAAGTATATTCTAAAGAACTTACAAAATATTTTTCTTAG
- a CDS encoding amidohydrolase: protein MGVLEDVKALHSDMIQWRRDLHQIPELNLELPKTVAYVKEQLESMGIAYNALVSGNAIVATISGGKGEGKTIGLRADMDALPIPEETNLNFAAKNGCMHACGHDGHMAMLLGAAKYFSTHRNQFYGNIKLLFQPGEEYPGGALPMIEEGAMENPHVDAVMGLHEGIISEEIPVGSIGYRDSCMMASMDRFLIKVIGKGCHGAYPQMGVDPILLASQVVTALQGIVSREIKATEPAIVSVCRIQGGYCQNIIPDVVELEGTVRATNENTRKFLAERIESIVKNITAAARGSYEIEYEFKYPVVMNDKKFTQDFLKSARKILKEEQIYQMETPVLGGEDMAYFLQKAPGTFFFLSNPKIYDDGKIYPHHNPKFDVNEDYFVVGAALFVQAALDFLNGEEA from the coding sequence ATGGGAGTATTGGAAGATGTGAAAGCCCTCCATTCCGACATGATTCAATGGCGAAGAGATTTACATCAGATACCGGAGCTGAATTTAGAGCTTCCCAAGACAGTAGCATATGTGAAAGAACAGTTAGAATCAATGGGGATAGCCTATAATGCCCTTGTCAGTGGAAATGCGATTGTTGCTACGATTTCCGGAGGGAAAGGAGAAGGAAAAACTATTGGATTGCGAGCAGATATGGATGCTCTTCCGATCCCGGAGGAAACAAATTTGAATTTTGCGGCAAAAAACGGTTGTATGCATGCCTGCGGTCATGATGGACATATGGCAATGTTGTTAGGAGCAGCGAAGTATTTCTCGACTCATCGAAATCAATTTTACGGAAATATAAAATTATTATTTCAACCGGGAGAAGAATATCCCGGAGGGGCCTTACCTATGATTGAAGAAGGAGCGATGGAAAATCCTCATGTAGATGCTGTTATGGGATTGCACGAAGGAATCATCAGTGAAGAAATTCCGGTGGGCAGTATTGGTTATCGGGATTCCTGTATGATGGCATCTATGGATCGATTTCTTATCAAAGTGATTGGAAAAGGCTGCCATGGGGCTTATCCGCAAATGGGAGTGGATCCAATTCTATTAGCGAGCCAAGTGGTAACAGCCTTGCAAGGAATTGTAAGTAGAGAGATTAAAGCGACGGAGCCTGCTATTGTTTCTGTCTGTCGTATTCAAGGAGGATACTGTCAAAACATTATTCCTGATGTTGTGGAATTGGAAGGAACTGTGAGGGCGACCAATGAGAATACAAGAAAATTTTTAGCGGAAAGAATTGAAAGTATTGTAAAAAATATAACGGCAGCGGCAAGAGGAAGCTATGAAATAGAATATGAGTTCAAATATCCTGTTGTCATGAATGATAAAAAATTTACTCAAGATTTTTTGAAATCCGCCCGAAAAATTCTAAAAGAAGAACAAATTTATCAAATGGAAACTCCGGTATTGGGGGGAGAAGATATGGCATATTTTTTACAAAAGGCTCCCGGAACTTTTTTCTTTCTGTCCAATCCGAAAATTTATGATGATGGGAAGATTTATCCGCATCACAATCCGAAATTTGATGTGAATGAGGATTATTTTGTTGTAGGAGCGGCACTTTTTGTGCAGGCAGCTCTGGATTTCCTAAATGGGGAGGAGGCATAA
- a CDS encoding DUF3100 domain-containing protein has protein sequence MRNIKLHILALLLVILAEWIGIFKFQLGRGIIALFPMLYALIFGIVAKFVKAVNEKDMRDAGSLVGVTLMLLMAKYGTTIGPTLPKIISASPALILQEIGNIGTVLLGVPVAIALGLHREAIGGAHSIAREPNVAIIADRFGLDSEEGEGVLGVYIIGTVFGTIFIGLLASLLASYTALHPYSLAMASGVGSASMMTASVGALSTLYPDMAETLTAFGATSNMLSGLDGVYMSIWISLPLAEWLYKKLQKRREVK, from the coding sequence ATTCGAAATATCAAATTACATATATTGGCTTTACTTTTGGTTATTTTAGCAGAGTGGATAGGAATTTTTAAGTTTCAATTGGGAAGAGGAATCATTGCTTTGTTTCCTATGTTATATGCTTTAATTTTTGGAATTGTAGCAAAATTTGTCAAGGCAGTGAATGAAAAGGATATGAGAGATGCCGGTTCTTTGGTAGGAGTAACCCTGATGTTACTCATGGCGAAATATGGAACTACCATAGGACCGACTTTACCGAAAATTATTTCTGCAAGCCCTGCTCTCATTTTACAGGAAATTGGAAATATAGGAACCGTTTTATTGGGAGTTCCTGTGGCAATAGCTCTCGGTTTACATCGAGAAGCCATTGGTGGAGCTCATTCCATTGCAAGAGAACCGAATGTGGCTATCATTGCAGATCGTTTTGGATTGGATTCCGAAGAGGGGGAAGGAGTTTTGGGAGTTTATATTATCGGAACCGTCTTTGGAACTATTTTTATAGGATTATTGGCAAGTTTATTGGCATCTTATACAGCACTTCATCCCTATTCTTTGGCGATGGCATCCGGAGTTGGCTCAGCGAGTATGATGACAGCATCTGTGGGAGCTTTATCTACCTTATATCCGGATATGGCAGAAACATTAACGGCTTTTGGTGCAACAAGTAATATGTTGTCCGGTCTGGATGGTGTTTATATGTCTATTTGGATATCTTTACCTTTGGCGGAGTGGCTTTACAAAAAATTACAAAAAAGAAGAGAGGTGAAATAA
- a CDS encoding glycosyltransferase family 9 protein, with translation MKQNDSIKILVVRFKRIGDAILASPVCNSLKKTFPNSSIDYVLYEDSAPLFENHPYIDNVICISKREQRNPFLYLKRVWQITRKKYDIVIDIMSTPKSEMFTLFSPGSPYRIGRVSKDKKRGYTYNYRQYEPKDTENKVDKFLKQLLSPFEKDFQVQYAPELVLSVSEEEKQKMSKKMEAVGLSLKKPIIPFAVLSRVPGKTYPIENMKKIIRHCLQHYDAQFVFFYSPDQKEQVKEIEKDLKYPGNIFSNLETKDMRELMALFANSTCYIGNEGGPRHLAQALGLPCFALFNPTADKKEWLPYPSASNVGIEPKDTLTFHKMTEEEYKTLKKEEAFSLMTVPFILEKLDLFLSAIL, from the coding sequence ATGAAACAAAATGATAGTATCAAAATCTTAGTTGTAAGATTTAAAAGAATCGGAGATGCTATTTTAGCATCTCCTGTTTGTAATTCTTTAAAAAAAACATTTCCCAATTCTTCGATTGACTACGTTTTATATGAAGATTCCGCCCCTCTTTTTGAAAATCATCCCTACATTGACAACGTCATTTGTATTTCTAAAAGAGAGCAGAGAAATCCCTTTCTATATTTAAAAAGAGTTTGGCAAATTACCAGAAAAAAATACGATATTGTCATTGATATTATGTCAACTCCCAAGAGTGAAATGTTCACGCTTTTTTCTCCGGGAAGCCCTTATCGAATTGGAAGAGTAAGTAAAGATAAAAAAAGGGGATACACCTACAATTATCGGCAATATGAACCGAAAGATACGGAAAATAAAGTGGATAAATTTTTAAAACAACTGTTAAGCCCTTTTGAAAAAGATTTTCAAGTTCAATATGCTCCGGAATTGGTTCTGTCCGTATCGGAAGAAGAAAAACAAAAGATGAGTAAAAAAATGGAAGCTGTCGGTCTATCTTTGAAAAAACCGATTATTCCTTTTGCAGTTCTTTCTCGAGTTCCCGGAAAAACATATCCTATTGAAAATATGAAAAAAATTATCCGACATTGTTTACAACACTATGATGCTCAATTTGTATTTTTCTATTCTCCTGACCAAAAAGAACAGGTAAAGGAAATCGAAAAAGACCTGAAATATCCCGGCAATATCTTTAGCAACTTGGAGACCAAAGATATGAGAGAACTTATGGCACTGTTTGCAAACTCCACCTGCTATATCGGGAATGAAGGAGGTCCGAGACATTTGGCACAGGCCTTAGGATTACCCTGCTTCGCTCTCTTCAATCCTACTGCAGACAAAAAAGAATGGCTTCCCTATCCCAGTGCAAGCAATGTCGGAATTGAACCGAAGGATACTCTTACTTTCCACAAAATGACAGAGGAAGAATATAAAACTTTGAAAAAAGAAGAAGCATTTTCTTTGATGACAGTTCCTTTTATCCTTGAAAAGTTAGATCTTTTTTTATCTGCTATTCTCTAA
- the pssA gene encoding CDP-diacylglycerol--serine O-phosphatidyltransferase, with translation MVKKKYIAPNVITAGNMFLGYISIIESIKGHFIPAIWFIILAMICDGLDGKTARKLDAFSEFGKEFDSFCDAISFGIAPSILVYSILTQVASGSLFIIPVSFLYALCGVMRLVKFNIITVASSEKGDFSGMPIPNGASMVCSYYLICHTMYQNFQIDLFDINIFIAIIVLAAALMVSTVPFKTPDKTFSFIPKHKTFISFLIILIIATLKYSLFLVSFTYVLLNLLSFFSKKFIGEHQDPLDEFFEVMEEEDETK, from the coding sequence ATGGTCAAAAAAAAGTATATCGCACCCAATGTAATTACCGCCGGAAATATGTTTTTAGGTTACATTAGTATTATAGAATCCATTAAAGGGCACTTTATCCCTGCTATTTGGTTTATCATTCTAGCGATGATCTGTGACGGTTTGGATGGGAAAACGGCAAGAAAGCTAGATGCTTTTAGCGAGTTTGGAAAAGAATTTGATTCTTTCTGTGATGCTATTTCTTTTGGCATTGCTCCTTCTATTTTAGTATATTCCATTTTAACTCAAGTGGCTTCTGGAAGCTTATTTATCATTCCAGTTTCTTTTTTATATGCTCTTTGCGGAGTTATGAGATTGGTAAAATTCAATATTATCACAGTCGCTTCCAGTGAAAAAGGAGATTTCAGCGGAATGCCAATTCCAAATGGAGCTTCTATGGTTTGCTCTTATTATTTAATTTGTCATACCATGTATCAAAATTTCCAAATAGATCTCTTTGACATTAATATTTTTATTGCAATCATCGTCCTAGCTGCCGCTTTAATGGTAAGTACTGTTCCTTTTAAAACTCCGGATAAAACCTTTTCTTTTATTCCAAAACATAAAACTTTTATTTCCTTCTTGATTATTCTAATCATTGCAACTTTAAAATACAGTTTATTCCTTGTAAGTTTTACCTATGTCTTACTAAATCTTCTATCTTTCTTCAGCAAAAAATTTATTGGAGAACACCAAGATCCTTTGGATGAGTTTTTTGAAGTCATGGAGGAAGAAGATGAAACAAAATGA